A stretch of Cicer arietinum cultivar CDC Frontier isolate Library 1 chromosome 5, Cicar.CDCFrontier_v2.0, whole genome shotgun sequence DNA encodes these proteins:
- the LOC101498292 gene encoding photosystem II reaction center proteins PsbY, chloroplastic-like, with the protein MAATTMAMMINSKCLNTTIPKLQNPTTTTKLTTNFKATTIQNLPKGLFSSIENTNVVSPSIAIAGALFSSLATCDAAFAAQQIAEIAEGDNRGLALLLPLVPAIGWVLFNILQPTLNQINRMRSTRGVIIGLGLGLGGLAASGMMSASASEMGLIADAAAAGSDNRGQLLLFVVSPAILWVLYNILQPALNQINRMRSD; encoded by the coding sequence ATGGCAGCAACAACAATGGCAATGATGATCAACTCAAAGTGTCTAAACACAACCATACCCAAGTTACAAAACCCCACCACAACCACTAAACTAACCACAAATTTCAAAGCCACCACCATTCAGAATCTACCAAAGGGTCTATTCTCTTCAATTGAGAACACCAACGTGGTTTCACCTTCCATTGCAATCGCGGGCGCACTATTCTCGTCCCTTGCAACCTGTGACGCAGCTTTCGCAGCTCAACAAATAGCTGAAATTGCGGAAGGTGATAACAGAGGATTAGCTTTGTTGTTGCCATTGGTTCCAGCCATAGGATGGGTTTTATTCAACATTCTCCAGCCAACTTTGAACCAAATCAACCGTATGCGTAGCACAAGAGGGGTGATTATTGGGCTTGGGCTTGGACTTGGTGGGCTTGCAGCTTCGGGTATGATGTCAGCATCTGCTAGTGAAATGGGTCTGATTGCTGATGCTGCTGCAGCTGGAAGTGACAACAGGGGACAGCTTCTGTTGTTTGTGGTTTCACCAGCTATTCTTTGGGTGCTTTACAACATTTTGCAGCCAGCTCTCAACCAGATCAATAGGATGAGATCTGATTAA
- the LOC101497963 gene encoding uncharacterized protein, translating into MATPTSLNGNVIFIDTNLDTHLVLTVSDHDTVSDLKKRIVSEHTSCFPKVGQIQIHGIKVKRRGYFYHLSDSMVVRTAFIGFNKNWFLSVDVSALGECKQNDHLFSHASIDIANNDLIGSPDNAIVLPSNHQLQLLENKQDEGEGIPVVRTEGTDKDAVTNLEAGVKSSGNRSHLNHEVPSFHMECDVDGIGKGNKDYLNDCEEELSVSVQSGKKKKRKSKRKREYDTVGDDKSNEEIPSVHPCVSELTEKNAVKNLEMDPSLPSARKKHKSKREKDGTMEGDNSKDNIAYVNNPVGCPSERASSFNNFQGPENKNYEKEEIPIDCPCVSEHTEKAVKNLEMVQNSYIECDVDGSNKGIKDGHIVCEEGTSEPTPKAKKKKLKSTRKKEETVGGNNSKDNIASVDNPLGCPSEKASSFNNLQGPQLENKPDEKEEIPFDRPCVPEHTGKEAVLNSEMVPNSRIECEEGTSEPTPKAKKNKHKSTRKKEDTVGGSNSKDNIAFVDSPSKKASSFNNFQGPQSENKPDKKEEIPFDRLCVPEHTEKEAVKNLEMVPNLRFECVVDGSNEAIKDDRVVNEEGTSGSAPRTKKKKHKNKKKKEEDTVGDNNSKDNIASVDNPLSCPSEKASSFNNFQVSQSENKLDEKEVPFDCPRVPEHTEKEAVKKLEMIPNLHIECEADGSNEAIKDDHIVCEEGTSEPAAAKKKKHKSKRKKKDTVGGDNSKENDASVVVPVQQYITVPIISSENADKEVTKGTEVLEEHWHTKNDDKALSMKEASELSPAVKKEHKKRKRSLAHDSREPLNVATESQKDQAQMSDGAHGERKESNDQSELNNYKSGDDVVHKNNKTEDILDTRSPAKKRKKSKERSKEKILSDKKLVNDFDVDNSSHHLLEGQQNIKNRKADQSAEHFNDGDQDEKADHFSTQREGVQEEIPVDRPLSKDIIMNKMTPDKMEIGTDACKESIQSTTKETGNHKNQSDIEMEIQPSDVNETKDLMEDNENVVLGHCHESEVGQIEGAEEGVEASPQNDSKLMPSERCTRSESNQDKTNANIRELKATSNVVDVNGMKEPLKPGKEKKGIKIVKNKGGGQTLRDDKGLVDASESETFIAKSLQATVCDPMPGNAETPRSPLNQTEGKVMQQEEMQGTVLSGADMEGHFSMDNSDSLEQAKTKSNAENVGKRPKNKSNSKQASSSKDTSDMVTNGHVFDSKKRDVHRIDKAPNALKTGKLSSQSESAMSSIDENRKSRDNASGRMDVEKQRDRTPISNSKLEGFNQIVQNSRARKTSRNHVIGVNNTQQKKSLLEGAIFKDDSSSASEDEDEDQVDNSDASTRTPSINSLASDFLDGYDSPGLDSQQNGSHDGKSLENSKGSSLKASLSDTKGMSIDCVLRSSSRYKKAKIIASQLDESESQPDFVPDSFADM; encoded by the exons ATGGCGACGCCGACTTCTCTCAACGGCAACGTCATCTTCATCGACACTAACCTCGATACTCACTTGGTCCTCACCGTCTCCGATCACGACACCGTCTCCGACCTCAAAA AGAGAATCGTATCGGAGCACACTTCATGCTTTCCCAAAGTTGGTCAGATACAAATTCATGGGATTAAG GTTAAGCGCAGGGGTTACTTTTATCACTTATCGGATTCGATGGTTGTAAGAACTGCCTTTATTGGTTTCAATAAGAACTGGTTTCTTAGTGTTGATGTTTCTGCATTGGGAGAATGTAAACAGAATGATCATTTGTTTTCCCATGCATCAATTGACATTGCAAATAATGATTTAATTGGTTCTCCTGATAATGCTATCGTTTTACCATCCAATCATCAGTTGCAATTGTTGGAGAATAAACAAGACGAGGGGGAAGGGATTCCCGTTGTTAGGACTGAAGGTACTGATAAAGATGCGGTTACAAATTTGGAGGCTGGTGTCAAATCATCTGGTAACCGGAGCCATTTAAATCATGAAGTTCCAAGTTTTCATATGGAATGCGATGTAGATGGAATTGGTAAAGGAAATAAGGATTATCTTAATGATTGTGAGGAAGAACTTTCTGTATCTGTGCAGAGTGGGAAGAAGAAAAAACGGAAGAGTAAAAGGAAACGAGAATATGACACTGTGGGAGATGATAAATCAAACGAAGAAATCCCTTCTGTTCACCCATGTGTTTCAGAGCTCACTGAAAAAAATGCAGTGAAAAATTTGGAGATGGATCCAAGTTTACCTAGTGCAAGGAAAAAGCATAAGAGTAAAAGAGAAAAAGACGGCACTATGGAAGGTGATAACTCAAAAGATAACATTGCTTATGTTAATAATCCTGTCGGTTGTCCATCCGAAAGGGCATCCAGCTTCAACAATTTTCAAGGGCCTGAGAACAAAAActatgaaaaagaagaaatccCTATTGATTGCCCATGTGTTTCAGAGCACACTGAAAAAGCTGTAAAAAATTTGGAGATGGTTCAAAATTCATACATTGAATGTGATGTAGATGGATCCAACAAAGGCATCAAGGATGGCCATATTGTATGTGAGGAAGGAACTTCTGAACCCACACCAAAGGCAAAGAAAAAGAAGCTTAAGAGTACAAGGAAAAAAGAGGAAACCGTGGGAGGTAATAACTCCAAAGATAACATTGCTTCTGTCGATAATCCTCTTGGTTGTCCATCCGAAAAGGCATCCAGTTTCAACAATTTGCAGGGGCCGCAATTGGAGAACAAACCtgatgaaaaagaagaaatccCTTTTGATCGCCCATGTGTACCAGAGCACACTGGCAAAGAAGCTGTCCTAAATTCGGAGATGGTTCCAAATTCACGTATTGAATGTGAGGAAGGAACTTCTGAACCCACACCAAAGGCGAAGAAAAATAAGCATAAGAGTACAAGGAAAAAAGAAGACACTGTGGGAGGTAGTAACTCCAAAGATAACATTGCTTTTGTCGATAGTCCATCCAAAAAGGCGTCCAGTTTCAACAATTTTCAGGGGCCTCAGTCGGAGAACAAACctgataaaaaagaagaaatccCTTTTGATCGCCTGTGTGTACCGGAGCACACTGAAAAAGAAGCTGTCAAAAATTTGGAGATGGTTCCAAATTTGCGTTTTGAATGTGTGGTAGATGGATCCAATGAAGCCATTAAGGATGATCGTGTTGTAAATGAGGAAGGAACTTCTGGCTCTGCACCAAGgacaaagaaaaaaaagcacaagaataaaaaaaaaaaagaagaagacaCTGTGGGAGATAATAACTCCAAAGATAATATTGCTTCTGTTGATAATCCTCTCAGTTGTCCATCCGAAAAGGCATCCAGTTTCAACAATTTTCAGGTGTCTCAATCAGAGAACAAACTGGATGAAAAAGAAGTCCCTTTTGATTGCCCGCGTGTACCAGAGCACACTGAAAAAGAAGCTGTCAAAAAATTGGAGATGATTCCAAATTTGCATATTGAATGTGAGGCAGATGGATCCAATGAAGCCATTAAAGATGATCATATTGTATGTGAGGAAGGAACTTCTGAACCAGCcgcagcaaaaaaaaaaaagcataagagtaaaaggaaaaaaaaagacacTGTGGGAGGTGAcaactcaaaagaaaatgaTGCTTCTGTTGTTGTACCAGTTCAGCAGTATATTACAGTCCCAATCATCTCTTCAGAGAATGCAGATAAAGAAGTAACAAAGGGAACCGAAGTTCTAGAGGAGCATTGGCACACTAAGAATGATGATAAGGCTCTGTCAATGAAAGAGGCTTCAGAACTCAGTCCTGCTGTGAAAAAAGAGCATAAGAAAAGGAAGAGATCTCTGGCTCATGATTCTAGAGAACCATTGAACGTAGCGACAGAATCTCAAAAGGATCAAGCACAAATGTCTGACGGAGCTCACGGCGAAAGGAAAGAATCAAATGATCAGTCTGAACTTAATAACTACAAATCTGGGGACGATGTTGTACACAAGAACAATAAGACTGAAGACATTTTAGATACCAGGTCTCCTgcaaagaaaaggaagaagagcaAAGAGAGAAGTAAAGAAAAAATTTTGTCcgacaaaaaattggttaacgATTTTGATGTTGACAATTCTTCTCACCACCTTTTGGAGGGCCAGCAGAATATCAAAAACAGGAAGGCCGACCAATCAGCTGAACATTTTAATGATGGTGATCAAGATGAGAAAGCAGATCATTTCAGCACTCAAAGAGAAGGTGTTCAGGAGGAAATACCTGTAGATCGCCCATTATCTAAAG ATATCATCATGAACAAAATGACTCCTGACAAAATGGAGATTGGAACAGATGCATGCAAAGAAAGCATACAGtctacaacaaaagaaacaGGAAATCATAAGAACCAAAGTGACATAGAAATGGAAATACAGCCTTCTGATGTGAATGAAACCAAAGATCTGATGGAGGATAACGAGAATGTCGTCCTTGGTCATTGTCATGAAAGTGAAGTTGGTCAAATCGAGGGAGCCGAGGAAGGAGTAGAAGCATCCCCACAAAATGATTCTAAGCTAATGCCATCAGAAAGGTGCACACGATCCGAGTCTAACCAGGATAAAACTAATGCAAACATTAGAGAATTAAAGGCAACTTCAAATGTCGTGGACGTGAATGGAATGAAGGAACCTCTAAAACCAGGGAAGGAAAAAAAAGGGATAAAAATAGTTAAGAATAAAGGTGGAGGACAAACACTTCGAGATGATAAAGGCCTTGTCGATGCTTCTGAGAGTGAAACATTTATTGCCAAGTCTCTTCAAGCAACTGTTTGTGATCCTATGCCAGGAAATGCCGAGACACCGAGAAGTCCTTTAAATCAAACAGAAGGGAAAGTCATGCAGCAGGAGGAAATGCAAGGGACTGTTCTTTCTGGGGCTGATATGGAAGGTCATTTTAGCATGGACAATTCTGATTCCTTGGAACAAGCTAAAACAAAATCTAATGCTGAAAATGTGGGTAAGAGAccgaaaaataaatcaaacagcAAACAAGCTTCTTCCTCAAAGGACACATCAGATATGGTAACAAACGGTCATGTTTTTGATAGCAAGAAACGTGATGTACATAGGATTGATAAGGCACCAAATGCACTCAAGACTGGAAAATTGTCTAGTCAGTCTGAAAGTGCCATGTCCTCAAttgatgaaaatagaaaatctcGTGACAATGCTTCTGGAAGAATGGATGTGGAAAAACAAAGAGATCGCACTCCTATTTCAAACTCAAAGCTGGAAGGTTTCAACCAAATTGTTCAAAATAGTAGAGCTAGAAAAACTTCTAGGAATCATGTCATTGGAGTTAATAACACGCAGCAGAAGAAGAGCTTGTTAGAGGGAGCAATTTTCAAGGATGATAGTAGCAGTGCCtctgaagatgaagatgaagaccAGGTTGATAATTCGGATGCCAGCACTAGAACTCCATCTATTAATTCACTCGCATCTGATTTTCTAGACGGGTATGACAGTCCAGGTCTGGATTCACAGCAAAACG GTTCTCACGATGGGAAAAGCCTGGAAAATAGCAAGGGAAGCTCCTTAAAAGCAAG TTTGTCAGACACAAAAGGAATGTCAATTGATTGTGTTCTTAGAAGCTCAAGCAGGTATAAGAAAGCCAAAATTATAGCCTCTCAGTTGGATGAATCTGAAAGTCAGCCGGATTTTGTTCCAGACAGCTTTGCTGATATGTAA
- the LOC101498630 gene encoding ALBINO3-like protein 1, chloroplastic — protein MAALLPCTPTILSAPFGNRTGSHLPLRPHSHAFSASSKRFLRGSLSIARFGFQPGFLPEPDDAEVVIRELLARAEGFFYTIADAAVSSSDTAITTTTTAAKQNNDWLSGITNYMETVLKVLKDGLSTLHAPYAYGFAIILLTVLVKAATFPLTRKQVESAMAMRSLQPQVKAIQKQYAGDQERIQLETARLYKLANINPLAGCLPVLLTTPVWIGLYRAFSNVADEGLLNEGFFWIPSLSGPTTIAARQNGSGISWLFPFVDGHPPLGWSDTLAYLVLPVLLVVSQYISLQIMQSSSQATDPNVKNTQVLNKLLPLVIGYFALSVPSGLSLYWFTNNILSTLQQIWLQKLGGAKNPVRQVLDGNVKDDLMQIQKSVTKLNSTEVEEARKSEKLTSEGPRPGDRFKQLMEQETRRKQQREEEKRKAAAKANQEQTIEGGNQAVSDLVEKSHSVAADTDPSISGVVNGNPLSKDLEGNQNSTSTSDSENNEGSSHFNAVNEKILEKEPREVLTTRATTNKQHHGEDLDRVTKD, from the exons ATGGCCGCTCTGTTACCTTGCACGCCGACTATACTCTCTGCTCCGTTCGGGAACCGGACCGGGAGCCATCTTCCACTTCGACCTCACTCCCACGCTTTCTCGGCTTCTTCCAAACGCTTTCTTCGAGGTTCGCTTTCTATTGCCCGATTTGGATTTCAACCCGGTTTCTTGCCCGAACCGGATGACGCTGAGGTCGTTATCAGGGAATTGCTTGCCCGAGCGGAGGgttttttttacacaattgccGATGCCGCTGTTTCGTCTTCCGATACAGCGATAACTACCACCACCACCGCCGCCAAACAGAACAACGATTGGCTTTCTGGAATTACCAATTACATGGAAACTGTTCTCAAG GTGCTCAAGGATGGGCTTTCTACTTTGCATGCGCCGTATGCTTATGGTTTTGCAATTATACTGCTCACTGTTCTTGTAAAAGCTGCCACATTTCCATTGACAAGAAAACAG GTAGAATCTGCCATGGCTATGCGATCTTTGCAACCTCAAGTAAAAGCTATCCAGAAACAGTATGCTGGGGATCAG GAGAGAATTCAACTTGAAACTGCTCGATTATATAAATTAGCCAACATTAATCCTCTAGCAG GATGCCTGCCTGTTCTCTTAACAACACCGGTTTGGATTGGGCTATATCGAGCCTTTTCTAATGTAGCAGATGAA GGACTCCTTAATGAAGGCTTCTTTTGGATACCTTCTCTTTCTGGCCCAACTACAATTGCAGCTCGGCAAAATGGAAGTGGCATCTCTTGGCTTTTTCCTTTTGTG gATGGTCACCCTCCCCTTGGATGGTCAGATACATTGGCTTACCTTGTCTTGCCTGTTTTGCTGGTTGTCTCTCAATACATTTCTCTTCAAATAATGCAGTCATCATCACAG GCTACTGATCCCAACGTGAAGAATACTCaagtcttaaacaagctccttcCGTTAGTAATTGGTTATTTTGCACTTTCAGTTCCTTCTGGTCTTAGCCTTTACTG GTTCACCAATAACATATTGAGCACTTTACAGCAAATATGGCTTCAAAAGTTAGGAGGCGCAAAAAATCCTGTGAGACAAGTTCTAGATGGTAATGTGAAGGATGACCTAATGCAGATTCAGAAGTCAGTAACTAAATTGAATTCCACAGAAGTTGAAGAAGCCAGGAAAAGTGAGAAATTGACATCAGAGGGGCCACGACCTGGTGACAG ATTTAAGCAATTGATGGAGCAAGAGACAAGGAGGAAACAACAgcgagaagaagaaaaaaggaaaGCTGCAGCTAAAGCAAATCAGGAGCAAACAATTGAAGGGGGAAATCAAGCTGTAAGTGACTTAGTTGAAAAATCGCATTCTGTGGCTGCGGATACTGATCCATCCATATCTGGAGTAGTAAATGGTAATCCATTAAGTAAGGACTTGGAGGGAAATCAGAATTCTACATCTACATCTGATAGTGAAAATAACGAAGGTTCTTCTCATTTCAATGCAGTAAACGAGAAAATTCTAGAAAAG GAACCAAGAGAAGTATTAACAACCAGAGCTACTACAAACAAGCAACATCATGGAGAAGACCTAGACCGCGTGACAAAGGATTGA
- the LOC101497630 gene encoding very-long-chain 3-oxoacyl-CoA reductase 1-like, giving the protein MDCCIISKLKTQPFWFIILFALGLLTILRFTLTFLNWLYVNFLRPSKDLKKYGSWALVTGPTDGIGKSFAFQLASKGLNLILVGRNPDKLKDVSDSIQAKFGNTQVKTIVVDFAGDLDEGVQRIRETIEGLDIGVLINNVGISYPYAKFFHEVDEELLKNLIKVNVVGTTKVTQAVLPGMLKRKKGAIVNIGSGAAIVIPSDPLYAVYAATKAYIDQFSRSLYVEYKKSGIDVQCQVPLYVATKMASIKKSSFFVPSTDGYAKAGVRWIGYEPRCTPYWPHTLLWAVAYSLPEFIVDAWRLQFCIGIRKRGLLKDSRKKD; this is encoded by the exons ATGGATTGCTGTATAATCAGTAAGCTCAAGACTCAACCTTTCTGGTTCATTATCCTCTTCGCCCTCGGTCTCCTCACCATTCTCAGATTCACTCTAACATTTCTCAATTGGCTCTATGTCAATTTTCTCAGACCCTCTAAAGATCTCAAAAAATACGGATCTTGGGCACTCGTTACTGGACCCACCGATGGCATTGGAAAAAGTTTCGCCTTTCAACTTGCTAGCAAAGGCTTGAACCTAATCCTCGTTGGACGAAACCCCGACAAGCTCAAAGACGTTTCGGATTCAATTCAAGCCAAGTTCGGAAATACTCAAGTTAAAACAATTGTAGTTGATTTCGCAGGTGATCTCGACGAGGGTGTTCAGCGAATTCGAGAAACGATTGAAGGGTTGGATATTGGGGTTTTGATTAACAACGTGGGAATTTCGTACCCTTATGCCAAATTCTTCCATGAAGTGGACGAAGAGCTTTTGAAGAATCTTATTAAGGTTAATGTTGTTGGAACTACTAAGGTTACTCAAGCTGTTTTGCCTGGGATGTTGAAGAGGAAGAAAGGAGCAATTGTTAACATTGGTTCTGGAGCTGCTATTGTTATTCCTTCTGATCCACTTTATGCTGTTTATGCTGCCACAAAAGC GTATATTGATCAGTTTTCAAGATCTCTCTATGTTGAATACAAGAAGAGTGGGATTGATGTACAGTGTCAG GTTCCATTATATGTGGCCACAAAAATGGCATCAATCAAGAAATCTTCATTCTTTGTCCCATCAACGGACGGCTATGCAAAAGCAGGTGTGAGATGGATAGGATATGAACCTCGTTGCACGCCATACTGGCCTCATACCCTTCTTTGGGCCGTGGCATACTCGTTGCCTGAGTTCATAGTTGATGCTTGGCGTCTGCAGTTTTGTATTGGTATTAGAAAGAGGGGACTGCTGAAAGATTCAAGGAAGAAGGATTGA